DNA sequence from the Salminus brasiliensis chromosome 3, fSalBra1.hap2, whole genome shotgun sequence genome:
AAGCTGGAATCAGCCGAACGCCACATCACAAACGTGTAAACTGTGAACTAGGTCAACTGCTTGCGCTCGTGCAGCTGAAACAGCTTCTGGACATCTTCAGGTTTTGATGTCTCAGACTTTGGCGCAAAGGCTGTGGCCCGGGGCCAGAATTATAATTTGTAGCAAAGCAAGCGCCAGTGTGTCTGTAGTGAAGTGGAACacttacaaaacaaaaaaggcagGCTGATCTTTATCGcccgtttgtttgttttttttaattcctcAGTGAAGTTAGCAAGAAAGTAATGTTCCCGGTTAGTCCTTTTAGCTTAGCCATGCGTTGTGCGATGCCTGTGTCTCAGGTTTGGCAGAGAAGGCCGTAATTGGTCTGATGCTACGCTAATTTAGTTTGCTGAGCAAATTTCCAGCTGTGCGGCCTAAGGATAGATATCTGATCCCATCTAGGTTCCAGAATTGCATTAAATCCGGCCAGCAGAAAAGACGACGCTCAGCCTCCAGGAGCTAATCCAGTACAGAAGCCAGAAACGTATGGGATCGCCAAGGCCACTGGTGAAGACAGGACTGGCCTATTGATTCTGTACACCAGTACTGATTTTCCCTGCATCTGAGTTGTGGACGTTGCATGAGAGGGACATTATGATCTGTAGCTCTGACGGCAATCCAGCAACATCGCAGAGCGACGCTTCTAGTGCAGATTGAGTGCAGATCTGCCTGCAGATAGTCGACCATCATTAGTCCATTAGCCTCTAGATTGCTGGCAGGTTCGACAGACGGTTTTTGGCAGGAGTCTTTGTTGACGTTTTGTCTCGTTTTCTGAATTTTTCATTTGTGAAGTGCTGCTTGACCGTCTGCATGCTCCTTTTtcgttctccttctcttcccttTGGTCAACCCCTCTTTGTCACATGTGCCTCTGTCAGTAATGCATACCGCAGGTGCTCTTGACTGTTCCGCAGGGCACGATAACCTGCCACTAGTGAACCATCGGGACGTAAAGAGTGGCGGCCTGCCATCACTTGCCCGAGAGGTCAACGACAATAATTACCTTGTTCCAGTGCAGAACAGTCACCGGCAACCTAAACTCTCTTCGCCTCAGCAACAGCAGCCTGTCAGCCATGGTATGGAGCTGGTCAAGCTGCCTGCCGAACCTACGAAGGGGCAGCTGAGGCGCCTGGAGCAGCACcagctgcagctccaccaaatcCAGCAGCGGCAGGAGCAAGAGAGAAACCAGCGCCTGTGGCTGGAGGGTGCAAGGCAGCGGCTGGAGCTGCAGAGGCATCTGGAGAGGCAGCGAAGGCTGCGGCATGAGCGGCAGAGGTTGGTGCGGCAGGATGAAGGGAGGCAGCAGCTGGAGCTGCAGAGGCAGCAAGAGAAGCAGCGGATGGAGCGGCAGAGGCTGCGGCAGGAGGAAGAGCGGCAGCGGCTGGAGAAGCAGAGGCAGCAGGAGAGGCAACAGAGACAGCGACAGGAGGAAGACATGCAGCAGCTGGAGGTACAGAAGCAGCGTCAAGAAGAAGAGAGGCAGCGGCTCGAGCTGCAGAGGCAGCGGCAGGAGGAGGAGCGGAAGCGGGTTGAGCTGCAGAGACAGCAAGAGAGGCAgcagctggagttgcagagGCAGCGGCAAGAGGAGGAGCGGAAGCGGTTGGAGTTGCAGAGGCAGCAGGAAAGGCAgcagctggagttgcagagGCAGCGGCAAGAGGAGGAGCGAAAGCGGCTTGAGCTGCAGAGGCAGCAGGAGAGGCAgcagctggagttgcagagGCAGCGGCAAGAGGAGGAGCGAAAGCGGCTTGAGCTGCAGAGGCAGCAAGAGAGGCAGCAACTCGATCTGCAGAGACAACGGCAAGAGGAGGAGCGAAAGCGGCTTGAGCTGCAAAGGCAGCAAGAGAggcagcagctggatctgcagAGGCAGCGACAAGAGGAAGAGCGCAAGCGAATGGAGCTACAGAGGcaacaaaagcagaagcaggaggaagaaaGGCAGCGTCTGGAGCGCCAGAAGCAACTAGAGAGGCAACGGCGCGAGCTACTACAACTGCAGCTCCATCAGCAACAGCAAGAGCACAGGCAGCGTCGGCAGCTCCTGCAGTggcagctggagctggagcagcaGTTCCGGCTTAAaatgcaacagcagcagcagctgaagaCGCTGTCACCCTCATCCGGCCTCTGCACCATCTACGAGGCCATGGAGACCAGCGAAGACGAGGAGGAAGACAGGATTCCCCGCCAGGACTTCCCAGCAGAGTTGCCCCTGCGAGCGGCCAATGGGAACCTCCGCCGTCCACCTCCACGCGAGCTGGACTGGAACACGAAGGTGGACATGGTGCAGCAACTGATCAACCAGGCCCTGCTGCTGGAGGGCGAGGACGGCTGCCCACCACTGCTTTACCTGCCCGGGCAGGGAGGAGGCATCCTCAGCCCCCTGGAGAGCAGCCTCTGGCCCCACATCCTGCCTCAGCTCAGTCCCACATCCGCCACCGTCACTTCTGTTAGCAGCTACTCCCCGACAAGCCAGGGCAGCTCGCCGCAGGGTGACTGGACCGTGGTCGAGCTCGAGACACACCACTGACGGTTACCTGGGGAGCTTCAAAGCGCACTGCTCTGGAGTAGGGTCCAACAGAACAGAAGTTTAATATCAAATTTTAAGATtctaaattttatttattggtcTAGTGAGCGCTCAGGCCCGACTCCAGAGAGCTGCCAGTGTCTACGCCAGTCTACGCCAGTCTACGCTAACCTGCTCTTAGTCTAAGTCTAAATACGCTAGCAAGAAATGAAGAATTTGGTTCCAAGCTTTCATCAACTTTTGTTTTCCAGGGTAATCCGCCGTTGGGAGTGGGCTTTACTCACACAAGACCTTGCCGTGGTGTACAATCATGACTTTGCTATTCCTCACAGCTATTGGGGGCGAAAAACGTCTTATTATTGGAACTCTGGAACGAAGCCCTGCGGTCTCTTTCACAGTCTCTCGTTTAGACATTTGGTGATTGGTGTTTCTTTGCCAACAAGCTCCAGGTTTGTCCTACAGTAccagccaaaagtttggacaccttctCAAGAGGGCTGTTTGGAACTGGTTTCCACGTTAGACCTTCTTTTTTTAGTACCTGATATGTAGTGTAGGGTTCAGGCCTGCCCTGTTCTCGCTCTGGAGCTTGTCCTAAAAGTTCCTAAAAGGAAAAGATTGGCCTGGATGCAGACTGAGCACATTTTGCACCCAAGTAGCTTCCTGGCGAGCCGCCTAGACGGCCTCTACAGCAGGCTTGAAGTCTTGAAGATGTTCCTCGTGACGTTTCTTACTCTTTAGAAGGAAGGTGTGTCCAACGGTGAGGCTTCTGCAGGTTCcaaatgccacagaagaaccacttcaggCTTCATAATTGAGACGTGAGTGTGGGGGGCCATCTAGGAACCGGtgagttttgtccatgggttccatattggccccacatatgaatgcccaccagggtcagtgacggGACCGGGACTGGGACCAGGAGGTGGTCCCCTACATGGGTCCCCTACATCTAGGTTGTACACttgtcccatctaggccccatgtgggTCTAGTGTGTGCTGTAATGATGGGGTTCCAACTGgatcccagtaacaacacatacAGTACAAAACCCGCTCAGATCCCATGCACACCTGGAACCCgactagcccatgttccacggTCCCGTGTGACCCCACATGAACTTTTTGGATCTTCAAAggatcttcacactcacacacacatctctatttcaatcaggtgtgtccaaacattcGACCGGTACTGTAGTTTCCCCTATCAGCCCACGCCCTGTGTTTCGGACGTGCCCTGCTCCACACAGTGTACTATGGGCCAGTTGTTCCCAGTGCTAATCTGCACCAGAGGTAATG
Encoded proteins:
- the LOC140551159 gene encoding uncharacterized protein, encoding MHTAGALDCSAGHDNLPLVNHRDVKSGGLPSLAREVNDNNYLVPVQNSHRQPKLSSPQQQQPVSHGMELVKLPAEPTKGQLRRLEQHQLQLHQIQQRQEQERNQRLWLEGARQRLELQRHLERQRRLRHERQRLVRQDEGRQQLELQRQQEKQRMERQRLRQEEERQRLEKQRQQERQQRQRQEEDMQQLEVQKQRQEEERQRLELQRQRQEEERKRVELQRQQERQQLELQRQRQEEERKRLELQRQQERQQLELQRQRQEEERKRLELQRQQERQQLELQRQRQEEERKRLELQRQQERQQLDLQRQRQEEERKRLELQRQQERQQLDLQRQRQEEERKRMELQRQQKQKQEEERQRLERQKQLERQRRELLQLQLHQQQQEHRQRRQLLQWQLELEQQFRLKMQQQQQLKTLSPSSGLCTIYEAMETSEDEEEDRIPRQDFPAELPLRAANGNLRRPPPRELDWNTKVDMVQQLINQALLLEGEDGCPPLLYLPGQGGGILSPLESSLWPHILPQLSPTSATVTSVSSYSPTSQGSSPQGDWTVVELETHH